A genome region from Paenibacillus sp. J23TS9 includes the following:
- the rph gene encoding ribonuclease PH: protein MRSNGRSSDQLRPMNLTVNVNKYAEGSVFIEMGDTKVLCTATVDEKVPPFLKGQGKGWVTAEYSMLPRATQSRNQRESARGKLSGRTMEIQRLIGRALRSVVDLRALGERTITLDCDVIQADGGTRTTSITGSFVALAIAVSKIAQQHKLPVFPITDYLASVSVGVVNGEPLLDLNYEEDSSAKVDMNLVMTGGGAFVELQGTGEESPFTREELNQLLELGEKGILQLIEKQKELLGPIALMIGSGQTGKGV from the coding sequence ATGAGATCAAACGGACGCAGCAGCGATCAGCTCAGACCGATGAATTTGACAGTAAATGTGAACAAGTATGCGGAAGGCTCCGTGTTCATAGAAATGGGAGATACAAAAGTATTATGTACGGCAACAGTAGATGAGAAGGTTCCCCCATTTTTGAAGGGACAGGGAAAAGGCTGGGTGACGGCGGAGTATTCCATGCTTCCGCGGGCGACGCAATCCCGTAATCAGCGGGAGAGCGCGCGCGGCAAGCTCAGCGGCCGGACGATGGAAATTCAGCGGTTGATCGGAAGAGCACTGCGCTCCGTTGTTGATCTTCGTGCTTTGGGAGAGCGTACGATTACGCTGGATTGTGATGTCATCCAAGCCGATGGCGGTACGCGTACGACCTCGATTACCGGTTCCTTCGTCGCGCTTGCGATTGCTGTTAGCAAAATCGCACAGCAGCACAAGCTGCCAGTATTCCCAATCACGGACTATCTGGCCTCGGTTAGTGTAGGTGTCGTGAATGGAGAGCCTTTGTTGGACCTGAATTATGAGGAAGATTCCAGCGCCAAGGTTGATATGAATCTGGTGATGACTGGCGGCGGAGCATTTGTCGAGCTGCAGGGAACCGGTGAAGAAAGTCCATTTACCCGTGAAGAGCTGAATCAGCTTCTGGAGCTCGGGGAGAAGGGGATTTTGCAGCTGATTGAGAAACAGAAGGAATTGCTTGGACCGATTGCTCTCATGATTGGCTCCGGCCAAACGGGGAAAGGGGTTTAG
- a CDS encoding XTP/dITP diphosphatase, whose amino-acid sequence MILDSELIIVATRNQGKVKEFEHAFAQLGKQVKSMFDYPELPDVVEDGVTFAENALKKAKTVGDALGLPVLADDSGLCVDELDGRPGVYSARFAGEHATDQENNDKLLRMLEDKKMGEDTDQPLLSPARFVCSLVLYDPATGASVEASGAVDGLITDEPAGCGGFGYDPLFYLPQYEKTMAELSVEEKQAISHRGAALRSLIGMLKQQPEI is encoded by the coding sequence ATGATTCTGGATAGTGAACTCATCATTGTGGCCACCCGGAACCAGGGCAAGGTGAAGGAGTTTGAGCATGCGTTTGCCCAGCTTGGAAAACAGGTGAAAAGCATGTTCGATTATCCGGAGCTGCCGGATGTAGTGGAGGACGGAGTAACCTTCGCCGAAAATGCGCTGAAGAAAGCCAAGACGGTCGGAGATGCTCTGGGTCTGCCGGTTCTTGCGGATGATTCAGGGCTATGTGTAGATGAACTGGATGGCCGCCCGGGTGTATACTCGGCACGTTTTGCCGGGGAGCATGCCACGGATCAGGAGAATAACGACAAGCTGCTTCGTATGCTGGAGGACAAGAAAATGGGAGAGGATACGGATCAGCCTCTTCTCAGTCCGGCGCGCTTCGTCTGTTCCCTGGTGCTGTATGATCCAGCGACTGGCGCTTCCGTGGAAGCCAGCGGTGCGGTGGACGGATTGATTACAGATGAGCCCGCCGGCTGCGGCGGCTTCGGATATGATCCGCTTTTCTACCTGCCGCAGTATGAAAAAACGATGGCAGAGCTGTCTGTGGAAGAAAAGCAGGCGATCAGCCACCGGGGTGCAGCCCTGCGGAGTTTGATCGGCATGCTGAAGCAGCAGCCGGAAATATAA
- a CDS encoding endonuclease/exonuclease/phosphatase family protein, whose amino-acid sequence MSAEKLNVEHDLRCMSYNIKNAYEMEGENGWTSRKEMVAGVIRFHRPDLVGMQEVLYNQLEDLQSLLPEYGWVGAGRDDGDKEGEFSCIFYRKNRLKPLRQDTFWLSEHPEEPGSMGWDAACSRVVTWAEFQDTYTGRTILHFNTHFDHIGQVAVERSAYLILERISELAAGIPAVLTGDFNVTSDSLPYRVLIQQNEPGAALLRDASAVADYKHFGPAFTFQGFDSREVAARMFPAFLEQQEKHEIEFENPIDFIFVTEQVQVLSYGSITDHYDGKMPSDHFPVVSDIRFV is encoded by the coding sequence ATGTCAGCAGAGAAGCTGAATGTGGAACATGATCTGCGCTGCATGTCCTATAACATCAAAAACGCCTACGAGATGGAAGGCGAAAACGGCTGGACCAGCCGGAAGGAGATGGTGGCGGGCGTTATCCGTTTTCATCGTCCGGATCTGGTCGGCATGCAGGAGGTGCTTTATAACCAACTGGAGGACTTGCAATCGCTACTGCCGGAATACGGATGGGTTGGTGCAGGAAGGGATGACGGTGATAAGGAAGGAGAGTTCTCTTGCATATTTTATCGTAAGAACAGATTGAAGCCACTGCGTCAGGATACCTTCTGGCTGTCGGAGCATCCGGAGGAGCCAGGTTCAATGGGCTGGGATGCCGCCTGCAGCCGTGTGGTGACATGGGCGGAATTTCAGGATACATATACCGGGCGAACCATCCTGCATTTCAATACCCATTTTGATCATATAGGGCAGGTGGCTGTTGAAAGAAGCGCTTATCTGATTCTGGAGCGGATATCGGAACTCGCGGCAGGCATACCGGCTGTGCTGACTGGAGACTTTAACGTTACATCGGATTCCCTTCCCTACCGGGTCCTCATTCAACAGAACGAACCGGGAGCCGCCTTGCTGCGTGATGCCAGTGCGGTAGCGGATTATAAGCATTTCGGCCCCGCGTTCACCTTCCAGGGCTTTGATTCCAGGGAGGTGGCTGCACGGATGTTTCCGGCTTTTCTGGAGCAGCAGGAGAAGCATGAGATTGAATTTGAAAATCCAATTGATTTTATCTTCGTAACCGAGCAGGTTCAGGTACTAAGCTATGGTTCAATTACAGACCATTATGATGGCAAGATGCCTTCGGATCATTTTCCGGTGGTATCCGATATCCGCTTTGTGTAA
- a CDS encoding response regulator transcription factor: MRELCKVLIVDDELLVRQGIKHLLNWELDGFRMVGEAANGKEALALIKELRPHIVLTDIVMPVMDGEELTRMIKHSWPEIEVVVLSSFSEFDYVRSTFQSGVSDYILKPHLETSKLLEVLRKTAAKIASLEAPAKADYQVSISQVLEKYLSGYATNADKLLVKDWFPLPDFYLFGSDEEYEMQGEQSLIESLRALLQGMKAMSIPGYSMTGYPDMKLYLLNVSREERDLVPEKLEVLRPSAEKDGSSIAARWVLSRSFQSLEQIGSVYSDSLLALLRYRFFLPAGTALTHSKLPAAETADVFALQPFMEQVRRLQLDEAFGELREHIRLQSLDYTSDVYEFKSFIGNMIFNVIHLLGSMNYDMKQLDEAKYSYFKAIDDAGHISDIQRIVDDFQEQVQLHLQPPKASAAEHSSMKLLLDYVEQHYSEPITLTSMAGHFHFNPSYLSSFFAGHHHEGFKEHLNRVRINKAADLLRYSDSPISEIGSMVGYGDHSYFCKVFKKSLGLSPTQYRRQHQA; encoded by the coding sequence ATGAGAGAATTATGCAAAGTTCTCATCGTCGATGATGAGCTTCTGGTGCGGCAGGGTATCAAGCATTTATTAAACTGGGAGCTGGATGGTTTTCGGATGGTGGGCGAAGCAGCGAACGGCAAGGAGGCACTTGCGCTGATTAAGGAGCTGCGGCCGCACATCGTGCTTACGGACATTGTGATGCCGGTCATGGACGGTGAAGAGCTGACACGGATGATTAAGCACAGCTGGCCGGAAATCGAAGTGGTCGTGCTGAGCAGCTTCAGCGAATTCGACTATGTGCGGTCCACATTCCAGAGCGGTGTATCGGATTATATACTGAAGCCCCACCTGGAGACGTCCAAGCTGCTGGAAGTGCTGCGCAAAACAGCAGCGAAAATTGCATCCCTGGAAGCACCTGCAAAAGCCGACTACCAGGTATCGATCAGCCAAGTGCTGGAGAAGTATCTTAGCGGCTACGCGACAAATGCGGACAAGCTTCTGGTCAAGGACTGGTTCCCGCTGCCAGATTTCTATTTGTTTGGGTCGGATGAGGAATATGAAATGCAGGGTGAACAATCGCTGATCGAATCTCTGAGGGCGCTGCTACAGGGGATGAAGGCTATGTCTATACCAGGCTATTCGATGACAGGATATCCGGATATGAAGCTGTATTTGCTGAATGTCAGCAGAGAGGAGCGGGATCTGGTGCCGGAAAAGCTTGAAGTTCTCCGGCCATCTGCTGAAAAGGATGGCAGCTCCATTGCCGCCCGCTGGGTGCTAAGCCGATCCTTCCAGTCATTAGAGCAAATTGGAAGCGTATACTCGGACTCACTGCTCGCCCTGCTTCGGTACAGGTTCTTCCTGCCCGCTGGAACCGCATTAACCCATTCGAAGCTGCCCGCTGCAGAAACCGCTGATGTTTTTGCCTTGCAGCCGTTTATGGAGCAAGTCCGAAGACTCCAGCTGGATGAGGCCTTTGGGGAACTGAGAGAGCATATCCGGCTTCAGTCTCTTGATTATACTTCGGATGTATACGAGTTTAAATCATTCATCGGTAATATGATATTTAACGTCATCCATCTGCTTGGCAGCATGAATTATGACATGAAGCAGCTGGATGAAGCCAAATATTCGTATTTTAAAGCGATCGATGACGCGGGCCATATCAGTGACATTCAGCGCATCGTGGACGATTTCCAGGAGCAGGTACAGCTGCATCTGCAGCCGCCCAAGGCTTCCGCGGCGGAGCATTCCAGTATGAAGCTGCTGCTGGACTACGTTGAACAGCATTACTCGGAGCCGATCACCTTAACCTCGATGGCTGGACATTTTCATTTTAATCCTTCGTATTTGTCCAGCTTTTTTGCCGGTCATCATCATGAGGGTTTCAAGGAGCATTTAAACCGGGTCCGCATTAATAAAGCCGCAGATTTGCTCCGCTACAGCGATTCACCCATTTCGGAAATCGGCAGCATGGTCGGCTATGGCGATCATAGCTATTTTTGCAAGGTATTTAAAAAAAGCCTGGGATTGTCTCCGACCCAATACCGGAGACAGCATCAGGCATAG
- a CDS encoding sensor histidine kinase, with the protein MKAFLERFRFHGLFIKMFAVMFVSIIAIAVSVAWTNLRMTEDLFLNTFSITNSKVMNQVTNNFESFHYSNVLAAMTAQQSGTLKTFLTEKGSNESIKEMNAYYGMTQQMRKVQSFVDAYSAGVAVMGKNGRNFSGNYNFVRPTAGELYNSALTHEAEADPGKLMYHLYSGSGKEGQKPGIVATKVLQEATTGQEYGMLYITIDENEFKPFYSSFTSEGNDVVIIDSAGTVISSNHSALIGKKNAELLSYAREIEDQGLHVKKVKMMGKDELMLAQYLPSYSFYLVNMIDQQQVLGQMINTKSIILLCLIIVLVALVIVFLISRKMTRSLTLLSRQMSKVTRRNFHNYVNVSGGYEIRQLGEAYNYMLDEVNDYVGRLVHTQQEQRKAELAALQQQINPHFLYNTLASVKFLVQQDSKDKAVDTIHALISLLQNTISNVSETITVEQELVNLKHYVFINHVRYGSRIRVSYFVAPDCSRYHVPKLMIQPFIENAFFHAFNEKGEGFIHVLISTEAGRLICEVIDNGDGMDMEQLEHAKDRKNKSSRQLFSGIGVVNVHERIRLLYGEEYGVTITSQKGDGTRVRISLPLVEVNDNRDENPI; encoded by the coding sequence ATGAAAGCATTTTTGGAACGCTTTAGATTTCACGGCCTTTTCATCAAAATGTTTGCCGTTATGTTTGTGAGCATCATCGCCATTGCGGTCTCTGTTGCCTGGACAAACCTGCGCATGACGGAGGATTTGTTCCTGAACACCTTCAGCATTACCAACTCAAAGGTGATGAACCAGGTCACAAACAATTTTGAATCATTCCATTACTCGAACGTGCTGGCGGCCATGACGGCGCAGCAGAGTGGTACGCTCAAAACCTTTTTGACTGAAAAAGGTTCGAATGAGTCGATCAAGGAAATGAATGCATATTACGGCATGACGCAGCAGATGCGGAAGGTTCAGAGCTTTGTTGACGCTTATTCCGCAGGAGTTGCCGTAATGGGCAAGAACGGACGAAACTTCTCGGGTAACTATAATTTTGTCAGGCCGACCGCGGGGGAATTATATAACAGCGCTTTAACCCATGAGGCAGAGGCTGATCCGGGAAAACTGATGTACCATCTGTACTCAGGCTCCGGCAAGGAAGGGCAGAAGCCGGGTATTGTGGCTACCAAGGTACTGCAGGAAGCAACGACAGGACAGGAATACGGCATGCTCTACATCACGATTGACGAAAATGAATTCAAACCGTTTTACAGCAGCTTTACGAGCGAAGGCAATGATGTTGTCATCATCGACAGCGCCGGAACCGTAATATCCAGCAATCATTCCGCACTGATCGGAAAGAAAAATGCAGAGCTGCTGTCTTATGCCCGTGAAATCGAAGATCAGGGACTGCATGTTAAAAAGGTGAAGATGATGGGCAAAGACGAACTGATGCTGGCCCAGTATCTTCCTTCGTACAGCTTTTACTTGGTGAATATGATCGATCAGCAGCAGGTGCTCGGGCAGATGATTAACACCAAATCCATTATCCTGCTTTGTCTGATTATCGTGCTGGTCGCGTTGGTGATTGTGTTTCTTATTTCCAGAAAAATGACACGTTCTCTTACGCTTCTTTCGCGCCAAATGTCAAAGGTGACGCGCAGAAATTTCCACAACTACGTGAATGTGTCCGGAGGATACGAGATCCGTCAGCTTGGCGAGGCGTACAATTACATGCTGGATGAGGTTAATGATTATGTCGGCCGTCTGGTTCACACCCAGCAGGAGCAGCGCAAAGCGGAGCTGGCAGCCCTGCAGCAGCAGATCAATCCGCATTTTTTGTATAATACGCTTGCATCGGTCAAGTTTCTGGTTCAGCAGGATAGCAAGGATAAGGCGGTGGATACGATCCATGCGCTCATTTCGCTTTTGCAAAATACGATCAGCAATGTCAGTGAGACGATCACGGTTGAACAGGAACTGGTCAATTTGAAGCATTATGTGTTTATTAATCATGTGCGCTATGGCAGCCGCATTCGTGTAAGCTATTTTGTTGCTCCGGATTGCAGCAGATACCATGTGCCGAAGCTGATGATTCAGCCTTTTATCGAGAATGCATTTTTTCACGCCTTCAACGAAAAGGGAGAAGGATTCATTCATGTACTGATCTCAACCGAAGCGGGCCGGCTGATTTGCGAGGTGATCGACAATGGGGACGGAATGGACATGGAGCAGCTGGAGCATGCAAAGGATCGGAAAAATAAAAGCTCGCGGCAGCTGTTCTCGGGAATCGGCGTGGTGAATGTGCATGAACGCATCCGGCTTTTGTATGGCGAAGAGTACGGAGTTACGATTACGAGTCAAAAGGGAGACGGAACGAGAGTGCGTATCAGCTTGCCGCTGGTTGAGGTGAACGACAATCGGGATGAAAATCCAATATAA
- a CDS encoding ABC transporter substrate-binding protein, with the protein MKKVMVLLLTCMVLLTACSSGSKDKDQTASGGEGDSKTKEITIWAWDPKFNIAALNIAKEAYNAKHPDVKVNIVEFAQADIIQKLNTGLNSGTTKGLPNAVLIEDYRAQGFLQAYPDSFADLTGKIKPEDFADYKIGTTSYDGKQYGVPFDTGVAGLYIRKDYIEQAGYKLDDLKDMDWKQYIELGKKIKEKTGKDIISLDPNDLGILRMMIQSAGSWYLKSDGKTPDLKDNAALKEAFTLYKELMESNIVKVNADWSQFIASINNGDVATVPTGNWITPSVKAEASQSGKWAILPMPKLPATPNSVHATNLGGSSWYVMNIPGSDTAAEFLAETFGSNADMYQTLLTKVGAIGTLKAAAEGEAYTKPDDFFGGQQTVSDFSKWTAEIPKVNYGTSTYAIEDILVVEMQNFLNGKSLDQVLSDAQSQAEAQIK; encoded by the coding sequence ATGAAAAAGGTTATGGTGTTATTGCTGACCTGTATGGTCCTGCTGACTGCCTGCTCCTCGGGTAGCAAAGATAAGGATCAAACGGCTTCCGGCGGCGAGGGCGATTCCAAAACCAAGGAAATCACCATTTGGGCTTGGGATCCGAAATTTAACATTGCGGCATTGAACATTGCCAAAGAGGCTTATAATGCGAAACATCCCGATGTCAAAGTTAACATTGTTGAATTCGCGCAGGCTGATATTATTCAAAAGCTGAACACCGGCCTCAACTCAGGCACGACCAAAGGTTTGCCAAATGCGGTGCTGATTGAGGATTACCGCGCGCAGGGTTTCCTCCAGGCTTACCCGGATTCTTTTGCGGATCTGACCGGTAAAATCAAGCCTGAAGACTTCGCCGATTACAAGATCGGCACGACCAGCTATGATGGCAAACAATACGGCGTTCCATTTGACACCGGCGTTGCCGGACTCTATATCCGTAAGGATTACATCGAGCAGGCCGGTTACAAGCTGGATGATCTGAAGGACATGGACTGGAAGCAGTACATCGAGCTCGGCAAAAAGATCAAAGAAAAAACAGGCAAGGACATCATTTCGCTTGACCCGAACGATCTTGGAATCCTGCGCATGATGATCCAGTCTGCAGGGTCCTGGTATCTGAAGAGCGACGGCAAGACTCCTGATCTGAAGGACAATGCAGCACTGAAGGAAGCCTTCACGCTGTATAAAGAGCTTATGGAGTCCAACATCGTCAAAGTCAATGCGGATTGGAGCCAGTTTATTGCCTCGATTAATAACGGTGACGTAGCTACGGTTCCAACTGGTAACTGGATTACGCCTTCGGTCAAAGCAGAAGCCTCCCAGTCCGGCAAATGGGCGATCCTGCCGATGCCAAAACTGCCTGCTACGCCAAACTCCGTGCATGCAACGAACCTTGGCGGCAGCTCCTGGTATGTGATGAACATTCCTGGATCGGATACGGCTGCTGAGTTCCTTGCAGAAACCTTTGGTTCGAATGCGGATATGTACCAAACCCTGCTTACCAAAGTTGGCGCGATCGGTACGCTGAAAGCTGCTGCCGAAGGCGAGGCTTACACGAAGCCGGACGACTTCTTCGGAGGACAGCAGACCGTGAGTGATTTCTCTAAGTGGACAGCGGAAATTCCAAAGGTTAACTATGGCACTTCCACATATGCGATCGAGGATATTCTCGTGGTTGAAATGCAAAATTTCCTGAACGGTAAAAGCTTGGATCAAGTGCTGAGCGACGCTCAGTCTCAGGCCGAAGCACAAATCAAATAA
- a CDS encoding carbohydrate ABC transporter permease — MLKTERQGASIRAKNAFTGWSFILIAVLMIAAFYFYPMIQALILSFKTGRGINLSYTGWSNYERLLTDKTFFTALKNTFIYLIVQVPIMIILALFISVLLNDSNLKFRGFFRTAIFLPCVTSLVAYSVVFKYLFGTSGLINTMLMKLSIIGAPIEWITDPFWAKITIIIAITWRWTGYNMIFYLSALQNIDSSIYEAARIDGASSVKQFFKITIPMLKPIILFTSITSTIGTLQLFDEVLNITKGGPGNSTLSISQYIYNLSFKYTADFGYAATVSYSIVIIIIVLSLIQFRVAGDRK; from the coding sequence ATGTTGAAAACAGAGCGGCAGGGAGCCAGCATCCGTGCCAAAAACGCTTTTACGGGTTGGAGCTTCATCCTGATCGCGGTATTAATGATCGCTGCTTTTTACTTTTATCCCATGATCCAGGCGCTTATCCTGTCCTTTAAAACCGGCAGGGGAATCAATCTTTCTTATACGGGTTGGTCGAACTATGAGCGGCTGCTCACGGACAAAACCTTTTTCACGGCACTCAAAAACACGTTTATCTACTTGATCGTGCAGGTGCCGATTATGATAATTCTGGCGCTGTTTATCTCGGTGCTGCTGAATGACAGCAATCTGAAATTCCGCGGTTTTTTCCGGACGGCAATCTTCCTGCCTTGCGTCACCTCACTGGTTGCTTATTCCGTCGTATTCAAATATCTGTTTGGAACGAGCGGATTGATCAACACCATGCTGATGAAATTGTCCATTATCGGGGCACCCATCGAATGGATCACCGATCCGTTCTGGGCAAAAATCACAATCATTATCGCCATTACATGGCGCTGGACCGGCTATAATATGATCTTTTATTTGTCGGCACTCCAGAATATTGACAGCTCGATCTACGAAGCGGCGCGGATTGATGGAGCGTCCTCCGTTAAGCAATTTTTCAAAATTACCATTCCGATGCTGAAGCCGATTATTTTGTTTACATCCATTACATCGACGATCGGAACGCTGCAGCTGTTTGACGAAGTATTGAATATTACGAAAGGCGGTCCGGGCAATTCGACCCTTTCGATTTCGCAGTATATATATAATTTATCCTTCAAGTACACCGCGGACTTTGGTTATGCGGCAACGGTCTCCTATTCCATCGTCATTATCATCATTGTGCTTTCGTTGATTCAATTCAGAGTGGCAGGTGATCGGAAATGA
- a CDS encoding carbohydrate ABC transporter permease, with the protein MKKSKRIFTYVFLSIASIISIFPFLWMVVSATNKSVDVTKGRLLPGSHLIQNFKNLLDTTDLGTALWNSAKISVITTVLAIIIASLAGYGFEIFRSKVKDAVFNVLLLSMMIPFAALMVPLYRMFADVSNAAPFFGIDSKAAVMLPTVTTAFLIFFFRQSSKMFPKDMIEAGRIDGLSEIGIFFRIFMPTMKTTYAAAGIITFMSSWNNYLWPLIVLQSPQQKTIPLLISNLGSGYAPDYGIIMLAIVIATLPTALVFFLMQKHFVAGMMGSVK; encoded by the coding sequence ATGAAGAAGTCCAAACGGATTTTTACGTATGTGTTTCTAAGCATTGCCTCGATTATATCCATATTTCCTTTTCTATGGATGGTGGTCAGCGCGACCAATAAATCGGTCGACGTTACCAAAGGACGGCTGCTGCCCGGCAGTCATTTAATTCAAAATTTCAAGAATTTGCTGGATACAACCGACCTGGGCACCGCGCTGTGGAATTCCGCCAAAATTTCGGTGATTACCACGGTGCTTGCCATCATCATTGCCTCTTTGGCGGGATATGGCTTTGAAATTTTTCGCAGTAAGGTCAAGGACGCCGTGTTTAATGTATTGCTGCTGTCGATGATGATTCCATTTGCGGCTTTGATGGTGCCGCTGTACCGGATGTTCGCCGATGTGTCCAATGCAGCGCCGTTTTTTGGCATCGATTCCAAAGCAGCGGTGATGCTGCCGACTGTTACGACGGCTTTTTTGATCTTTTTTTTCCGGCAGAGCTCGAAGATGTTTCCGAAAGACATGATCGAGGCAGGCCGGATCGACGGCCTGAGCGAAATCGGGATCTTCTTCCGGATCTTTATGCCAACCATGAAAACAACCTATGCAGCGGCAGGGATTATCACATTTATGTCCAGCTGGAATAACTACCTCTGGCCGCTGATTGTGCTGCAGTCACCGCAGCAGAAAACCATCCCGCTGCTGATCTCGAATCTGGGATCGGGATATGCACCGGATTACGGCATCATCATGCTGGCCATTGTAATTGCCACGCTGCCAACCGCACTCGTGTTTTTCCTGATGCAGAAGCATTTCGTAGCAGGTATGATGGGCTCTGTAAAATAG